The following proteins are co-located in the Trichormus variabilis 0441 genome:
- a CDS encoding filamentous hemagglutinin N-terminal domain-containing protein, giving the protein MIKRKNLNWVINLGLLFSLVVATNNRTSAQVTADQTLETQVIDIGFNSFILGGTTVGNTNLFHSFASFNVPSNGAAIFINDPSLTNIFARVTGGTASDVQGRIGTQGTANLYLINPNGIIFGTNASLNIGGSFVATTANAIQFPGGAEFSLNSSVSPDNHLLRVNPTAFLFNQIANQGINSIENRGSLGVPNNKSLILLGGNIAPTSHATGGILLDNGRLGALDGRVEIGGLTAPGSVGINVKGNNLSLSFPQGVARTDIALINNTGVLVAGVRGGDVLVNANNLNLLNSTNIFTGIFANQGKPDSKTGDISINATGIVNLTEGSGIGNLSLGIGDSGNINIVAQSLNMKNGSSIQAITAQGESGIVNIKVTDTLSLNQGLLANVILSDRINIQAQKVSLANGALIRAFNSSGNDSVGIKIQAFDSLELNNASILTGTFENGNSGDLSIITNRLNLKNDSQIAANTFGSGNAGQININAADIAIDLSSISAASLSFPGVITNIGNAGTINIQTERISLTNRGFISSSSDEPEQGTTIGYGGNINITANELIEIDAKGATGIITGLVARTFSGSSAGDINLNTRNLIVRDGGYISVEAANNLGGNAGNITINASDAVELTSSNGNRPSIIFTGVSAFNDNAIAVGNGGDLKIITQNLQLTNSTISAGTFGQGNAGNINIFSNDGVVIDNSVINSRIGAGAVGNGGDIDIQTQRLTLTNGGGIDTIVAPPEGNLPGGLGKGGTIRINATDAVTISGTNADGFESAILTETQSGAFGQSGDIIINTNYFRVLDNGSVSTLTGNSSDAGNILINTRVMEVLNGGVIVTGTEASGKAGDITINATDQINILSNTDLNGNTGLVASTTSSGDAGNISLFTTDLNLLAPNSNLPAPVLVATLSRGSGIAGNINIVATGNYNANNGLISARSERAGGGNISVNARNINLRNNSDIRTDLSSGNGRGGGISLTADIIISLEDSDILAFAPEGQGGDIKFNTRAVFSNVLYTARQTIPDRNSLQSLVNNTRPDINATGTISGNIIGVPDISSIQNGLTDLQANPIDTTVLIANSCIARSPRQEGTFIITGTGGLPTRPGELKASSYATGDVQSVSNNIVASAWKKGDAIIEPQGVYRLANGEMVMSRECG; this is encoded by the coding sequence ATGATTAAACGAAAAAATCTAAATTGGGTTATTAACTTAGGTTTATTATTTAGTTTGGTTGTGGCAACAAATAACCGAACTTCGGCACAAGTCACAGCCGACCAAACCTTAGAAACACAAGTTATAGATATTGGTTTCAACTCCTTTATTTTAGGTGGCACAACAGTTGGCAACACTAATTTATTCCACAGTTTTGCTAGTTTTAATGTTCCTAGTAATGGTGCAGCAATTTTTATCAATGACCCTAGTTTAACTAATATATTTGCACGAGTAACAGGTGGCACAGCTTCCGATGTTCAAGGCAGAATAGGTACTCAAGGGACTGCCAATTTATATTTAATCAATCCCAACGGCATTATTTTTGGTACAAATGCTAGCTTAAATATAGGTGGTTCTTTTGTCGCTACCACAGCTAATGCTATTCAATTTCCTGGTGGTGCTGAATTTTCTTTAAATTCATCAGTTTCACCAGATAATCATCTACTTAGGGTCAACCCCACAGCATTCTTATTTAATCAAATCGCTAATCAAGGTATAAACTCCATTGAAAATCGCGGTTCTTTAGGAGTTCCTAATAATAAGAGTTTAATTCTACTTGGTGGTAATATTGCACCCACATCTCATGCCACTGGGGGAATTTTGCTGGATAATGGAAGACTAGGAGCATTAGATGGGAGAGTCGAAATTGGCGGATTAACTGCACCTGGCTCCGTAGGAATAAATGTTAAGGGTAATAATTTAAGTTTAAGCTTTCCGCAGGGAGTAGCTAGAACAGATATTGCATTAATAAATAATACTGGAGTTCTTGTTGCTGGTGTTCGTGGTGGAGATGTTTTAGTCAACGCTAATAATTTAAATTTACTAAATTCTACTAATATTTTTACTGGCATATTTGCTAATCAAGGAAAACCTGATAGTAAAACTGGGGATATATCCATTAATGCAACGGGAATTGTCAACCTAACTGAAGGTAGTGGTATTGGAAATTTATCACTAGGGATAGGAGATAGCGGCAATATCAATATTGTTGCTCAATCACTAAATATGAAGAATGGTAGCAGCATTCAAGCGATTACTGCACAGGGTGAATCAGGAATTGTTAATATTAAAGTTACTGATACACTTTCCCTAAACCAGGGACTCCTTGCTAATGTAATTTTAAGTGATAGGATTAATATCCAAGCACAAAAAGTTTCCCTTGCAAATGGCGCTTTAATCCGTGCTTTTAATTCATCAGGAAATGATTCTGTAGGTATTAAAATTCAAGCTTTTGATTCCCTTGAATTGAACAATGCTAGCATTCTTACTGGTACTTTTGAAAACGGTAATTCAGGTGATTTATCAATTATTACCAATCGCTTAAATCTAAAAAATGATTCTCAAATAGCAGCTAATACATTTGGCAGTGGCAATGCTGGCCAAATTAATATCAATGCTGCTGATATCGCTATAGACTTATCTTCAATTAGTGCGGCTTCATTATCTTTCCCAGGAGTTATTACTAATATAGGTAATGCTGGGACTATCAATATCCAAACGGAAAGAATTAGTCTCACAAATCGTGGTTTCATATCATCTAGTTCTGACGAACCAGAGCAGGGAACAACAATCGGTTATGGCGGAAATATTAATATCACAGCTAATGAATTAATAGAAATAGATGCAAAAGGTGCAACAGGTATAATTACGGGTTTAGTTGCCAGAACTTTTAGTGGCAGCAGTGCTGGTGACATAAACCTGAATACCAGAAACCTGATTGTTAGAGATGGTGGTTATATTAGCGTAGAAGCTGCTAATAATTTAGGGGGAAATGCTGGTAATATTACTATCAACGCATCAGATGCTGTTGAGTTAACTAGCTCCAACGGCAACCGCCCTAGTATAATTTTCACTGGTGTTTCAGCTTTTAATGATAATGCGATCGCTGTAGGTAACGGTGGTGACTTAAAAATTATTACTCAAAATTTACAGCTAACAAACTCCACTATATCAGCCGGGACTTTCGGTCAAGGTAATGCAGGTAATATCAATATCTTCAGCAATGATGGGGTGGTAATCGATAATAGTGTGATCAATAGCCGAATTGGCGCTGGTGCAGTTGGGAATGGTGGTGATATTGACATCCAGACACAGAGGCTAACTTTAACTAATGGTGGTGGGATTGATACTATAGTTGCCCCACCAGAAGGAAATTTACCTGGCGGACTAGGTAAAGGTGGAACTATTCGTATCAATGCTACAGATGCAGTCACTATTTCAGGAACTAATGCAGATGGTTTTGAGAGTGCAATCTTGACGGAAACCCAAAGCGGTGCATTTGGTCAATCTGGCGATATCATCATTAATACAAATTATTTCCGTGTCTTAGACAACGGTAGTGTATCGACATTAACAGGAAATAGTAGTGATGCAGGTAATATTTTGATCAATACCCGCGTAATGGAGGTGTTGAATGGTGGAGTAATCGTGACAGGCACTGAGGCTAGTGGTAAAGCCGGTGACATTACCATTAATGCTACAGATCAAATTAACATCTTGAGCAACACCGACTTAAATGGTAATACTGGTTTGGTTGCTAGCACTACTTCTAGTGGAGATGCGGGGAATATATCCCTATTTACAACTGACCTTAACTTATTAGCTCCTAATTCTAACTTGCCTGCTCCCGTCCTTGTGGCCACATTAAGTCGAGGAAGCGGGATTGCCGGGAATATTAATATTGTTGCCACAGGCAATTATAATGCCAATAATGGCTTAATCAGCGCACGATCTGAAAGAGCCGGTGGTGGAAATATCAGTGTCAATGCTAGAAATATCAACCTACGGAATAACAGCGACATTCGTACAGATTTATCTAGTGGTAACGGTAGAGGTGGGGGAATTTCCCTCACCGCAGATATTATCATTTCCTTGGAGGATAGCGATATTCTTGCCTTTGCACCAGAGGGACAAGGCGGAGATATTAAATTTAACACCCGCGCTGTATTTAGCAATGTTCTCTACACGGCTAGACAAACAATTCCTGACAGAAATAGTCTTCAGTCACTAGTTAATAATACTCGCCCTGACATTAACGCTACAGGGACAATCTCTGGCAACATTATTGGTGTACCTGATATTAGCTCTATCCAAAACGGACTCACAGATTTACAAGCTAATCCTATTGATACTACCGTACTGATTGCTAATAGTTGCATTGCTCGCAGTCCTAGACAAGAAGGAACTTTTATTATTACCGGGACTGGTGGTTTACCAACTCGTCCTGGTGAGCTTAAGGCTTCTAGTTATGCCACAGGAGATGTGCAGAGTGTCAGTAATAATATTGTAGCTAGTGCATGGAAGAAAGGCGACGCTATTATTGAACCACAAGGAGTATATCGACTGGCGAACGGGGAGATGGTGATGAGTCGTGAGTGTGGTTGA
- a CDS encoding WD40 repeat domain-containing protein, with protein MKQQKARRNRGVTLTLQGWDKLQAAKAKAEWEKNGGDSFSLEELSDRTRLALHTISRILARLEPVDKSSLQLAFAAFNLELSPSDYTRPTSTVEELETRQGNPQYDWAEAPDVSVFFGRSEELLQLRQWVLEERCRLVGLLGIGGIGKTTLAVKLGLQIQAEFEVVVWRSLQNAPPVDEQVTNILQSLLSALQKEMVIPESFDGKLVKLMECLHSNRCLLILDNFETILSGGQAGQCRPGYEGYGQLLKRIGEVPHISCLLFTSREKPREIVPLEGERTGAKSLPLKGLNTTEGQELFQQKGQFTGTEQEWQLLIEHYGGNPLALKMVAAGTQELFDGRIAPVLEYVEHGILIFEDIGDLLERQFYHLSPVETEVMYWLAINREPVSLAELVADIVTSSSQRLVPSAINSLLQRSLIERSGKYFFLQPVVMEYTTQRLVQQIRQQLLGEKSARLGLFQTHALIKATSKDFIRETQRQLIVQPLLEQLLLEMGSQEQLIILLQNILEQQRHQTAILTGYAGGNILNFLAHLQVNLREYDFSNLCMRQADLQRINLAGVNFQNTAFDQSAFATSLKNIFSLALSPDRKLLATGDQDGQIHLWQMANRKNLLTFKGHECVVWTVAFSPDGQTLASGGHDGLIKLWDVQTGNCLKTLAQHEGIVWSVRFSPDGQTLVSGSLDASIRLWDIRRGECLKILHGHTSGVCSVRFNPDGSILASGSQDCDIRLWDLNTDKCIKVLQGHAGNVRAVCFSPDGKTLASSSSDHSVRLWNVSKGTCIKTFHGHKNEVWSVCFSSDGQTIATGSYDSSVRLWDVQQGTCVKIFHGHTSDVFSVIFSSDRHIVSAAQDFSVRIWNISKGVCVRTLQGHSCGAFSVSFNSVCPTGVDCMLATGSMDGLVRLWDVASGYCTKILQGHTNWVWSVSFSPDGSILASGSHDKSIKLWDVISGHCITTLYGHNGGVTSVSFSPDGQTLASASRDKSVKLWDIHERKCVKTLEGHTGDIWSVSFSPDGNTLATASADYLVKLWDVDEGKCITTLPGHTDGVWSLSFSPDGKILATGSVDHSIRLWDTSNFTCLKVLQGHTSTIWSVSFSPNGSTLASASSDQTIRLWDMNNFTCVRVLDSHTSGGCAVSFNSVGNILVNTSQDEVIKLWDVETFERIKTLKVDRLYEGMNIRGVTGLTAAQRSALLALGAVEGVG; from the coding sequence ATGAAACAGCAAAAAGCTCGACGCAACCGAGGTGTAACCTTGACCCTCCAAGGTTGGGATAAACTTCAAGCTGCCAAAGCTAAAGCAGAATGGGAAAAGAATGGTGGAGATAGCTTTTCTTTGGAAGAACTGAGCGATCGCACCCGTTTAGCTCTGCATACTATATCTAGGATTTTGGCACGCTTGGAACCTGTAGATAAAAGTTCCTTGCAGCTTGCTTTTGCTGCCTTTAATTTGGAGTTATCTCCAAGCGATTACACTCGTCCTACCTCAACCGTAGAAGAACTAGAAACTCGACAAGGAAACCCACAGTATGATTGGGCAGAAGCACCTGATGTATCTGTGTTTTTTGGTCGCAGTGAAGAATTATTGCAGCTACGACAATGGGTATTAGAAGAACGGTGTCGTTTAGTTGGACTGTTGGGAATTGGTGGTATTGGCAAAACCACTTTAGCGGTGAAATTAGGGCTGCAAATTCAAGCCGAATTTGAGGTAGTGGTGTGGCGAAGTTTGCAAAATGCACCACCAGTAGATGAGCAAGTTACAAACATACTGCAATCTTTACTGTCGGCGTTGCAAAAGGAAATGGTGATTCCTGAAAGCTTTGATGGCAAATTAGTAAAGCTGATGGAATGTTTGCACTCGAACCGATGTCTGCTGATTTTAGACAATTTTGAGACAATTCTCTCTGGTGGTCAAGCCGGGCAATGTCGTCCTGGCTACGAGGGATACGGTCAATTACTCAAACGCATTGGCGAAGTACCTCATATTAGTTGCCTCCTGTTTACTTCTAGAGAAAAACCTAGAGAAATTGTACCCTTAGAAGGAGAAAGAACAGGAGCTAAGTCTCTCCCATTAAAGGGATTAAATACTACTGAGGGACAAGAGTTATTTCAGCAAAAAGGACAATTCACGGGTACAGAACAAGAATGGCAATTACTCATCGAGCATTATGGGGGTAACCCCTTAGCACTCAAGATGGTAGCAGCCGGAACCCAAGAGCTGTTCGATGGTAGAATCGCCCCTGTTTTAGAGTATGTAGAACACGGGATACTAATTTTTGAAGACATTGGCGACTTGTTAGAACGGCAATTCTACCATTTGTCACCAGTAGAAACGGAAGTAATGTATTGGCTGGCAATTAATCGAGAGCCAGTATCCCTTGCCGAGTTAGTTGCTGATATAGTGACATCTTCTTCCCAGCGTCTTGTACCTTCAGCAATTAACTCTCTGTTGCAAAGGTCATTAATTGAAAGAAGTGGTAAGTATTTCTTTTTACAACCAGTTGTGATGGAATATACCACCCAGCGATTGGTTCAACAAATTCGTCAACAATTGTTAGGGGAAAAGTCTGCCCGTTTAGGCTTATTCCAAACCCATGCTTTAATCAAGGCAACAAGCAAAGACTTCATCCGGGAGACACAAAGGCAATTAATTGTGCAACCATTACTTGAACAATTGTTGCTAGAGATGGGCAGTCAAGAACAACTAATAATTTTGTTACAGAATATATTGGAGCAGCAAAGACATCAAACTGCAATCTTAACTGGGTATGCAGGGGGTAATATCCTCAACTTTTTAGCGCATTTGCAAGTAAATTTACGGGAATATGACTTCTCAAATTTGTGCATGAGGCAAGCTGACTTACAGCGTATCAATTTAGCTGGAGTCAATTTCCAAAATACAGCTTTTGATCAGTCTGCATTTGCCACAAGTTTAAAGAATATTTTTTCACTTGCCTTGAGTCCAGATAGAAAACTGTTAGCTACAGGCGATCAGGATGGGCAAATTCATTTGTGGCAAATGGCAAATAGAAAAAACTTGTTGACATTTAAAGGACATGAATGTGTAGTTTGGACAGTTGCCTTTAGTCCAGATGGACAAACCCTGGCAAGTGGTGGTCATGATGGATTAATCAAATTGTGGGATGTACAAACGGGAAATTGTCTCAAAACTTTAGCTCAACACGAAGGTATTGTTTGGTCTGTTCGCTTTAGTCCAGATGGACAAACTCTTGTAAGTGGTAGTCTAGACGCTTCAATTCGTTTGTGGGATATCCGTCGAGGTGAGTGTCTTAAAATATTGCACGGTCATACTAGTGGGGTATGTTCAGTCAGGTTTAATCCAGATGGTTCTATCCTGGCAAGTGGTAGCCAAGATTGCGACATTCGCTTATGGGATCTCAATACAGATAAATGTATAAAAGTTTTGCAAGGTCATGCTGGCAATGTACGCGCGGTTTGCTTCAGCCCAGATGGTAAAACTCTTGCTAGTAGCAGTAGTGACCACTCTGTTCGGTTATGGAATGTGAGTAAAGGTACTTGCATCAAAACATTTCACGGTCATAAAAATGAAGTATGGTCAGTTTGCTTTAGTTCAGACGGTCAAACCATAGCCACAGGGAGTTATGACTCCAGTGTGAGGTTGTGGGATGTGCAGCAAGGTACTTGTGTTAAAATTTTTCACGGTCATACCAGTGACGTGTTCTCAGTCATTTTTAGTTCAGATCGCCACATAGTTAGTGCTGCTCAAGATTTCAGTGTACGTATATGGAATATAAGTAAAGGTGTATGCGTGAGAACGTTACAAGGTCACTCCTGTGGGGCGTTTTCGGTCAGCTTTAACTCTGTATGCCCGACAGGAGTCGATTGTATGTTGGCGACAGGTAGTATGGATGGTTTGGTTCGGCTATGGGATGTTGCATCTGGTTACTGTACTAAAATTTTACAAGGTCACACAAATTGGGTATGGTCAGTTAGCTTTAGTCCAGATGGTTCTATATTAGCTAGTGGCAGTCATGACAAAAGCATTAAACTGTGGGATGTGATTTCTGGTCATTGTATTACAACTTTATACGGTCATAATGGTGGAGTAACATCAGTTAGCTTTAGTCCAGATGGTCAAACCTTGGCTAGTGCCAGTAGGGACAAGAGTGTAAAGTTGTGGGATATTCACGAGCGTAAATGTGTAAAAACATTAGAAGGTCACACGGGTGACATCTGGTCAGTTAGTTTTAGTCCAGATGGCAATACTTTAGCTACTGCTAGTGCAGACTATTTAGTTAAGTTGTGGGATGTGGATGAAGGTAAATGTATAACAACTTTGCCTGGTCACACTGATGGAGTCTGGTCATTGAGTTTTAGTCCAGATGGTAAAATACTCGCTACTGGTAGTGTCGATCACTCGATTAGATTGTGGGATACTAGTAACTTTACTTGCTTAAAAGTGTTGCAAGGACATACTTCTACTATATGGTCAGTCAGTTTTAGCCCTAATGGTTCCACTTTGGCATCCGCCAGTTCTGACCAAACAATCCGCTTATGGGATATGAATAACTTTACCTGTGTCAGAGTCTTGGATAGTCATACTAGTGGAGGATGCGCTGTTAGCTTTAATTCTGTTGGTAATATCTTGGTTAATACTAGTCAAGATGAAGTAATAAAGCTTTGGGATGTGGAAACATTTGAGCGGATTAAAACCCTGAAAGTAGATCGCCTTTATGAAGGGATGAACATCAGGGGGGTGACTGGGTTAACAGCAGCGCAGCGATCTGCACTCTTGGCTTTGGGGGCGGTGGAAGGTGTGGGGTAG
- a CDS encoding MarR family winged helix-turn-helix transcriptional regulator, protein MKLDKSSQEGATSAECAAKVMETVPSVMRFIRAKMRAHKAAFLSIPQLRSLAFLNRNPGASLSDLAEHLGVTSATASATIERLVQRDLVQRIHHPQERRRIVLTLTDEGKSILQQSLDETRAQIADLLEGLTAEEISQVEKGLALLKNVFDQTEFTPPKR, encoded by the coding sequence ATGAAGCTCGATAAATCCTCTCAAGAAGGTGCAACTTCCGCAGAATGTGCCGCCAAAGTAATGGAAACTGTACCCTCAGTCATGAGGTTTATCCGAGCTAAGATGCGAGCGCACAAAGCCGCTTTTTTATCGATACCACAATTGCGATCGCTAGCATTTCTCAATCGTAACCCCGGAGCGTCTTTATCTGATCTAGCAGAACATTTAGGTGTCACTTCTGCTACAGCATCAGCCACAATCGAACGGCTAGTACAACGGGATTTAGTGCAACGGATTCACCATCCACAAGAGCGCAGACGTATTGTCCTCACTCTGACTGATGAGGGAAAATCTATTTTGCAACAATCCTTAGATGAAACACGCGCCCAAATTGCTGATCTTTTGGAAGGTCTGACAGCCGAGGAAATATCCCAAGTTGAAAAAGGATTGGCTTTACTCAAAAATGTCTTCGATCAAACGGAATTCACCCCCCCCAAGCGCTGA
- the bioF gene encoding 8-amino-7-oxononanoate synthase: MPDPYAWLQNSLLTIHRADWYRSVQTIQGRAGASVVLGGKEVINFASNDYLGLAGDERLIAAAVAATQEFGTGSTGSRLLSGHRELHGELEKAIASWKQTEDALVFSSGYLANIGAIAALVGKRDLILSDQYNHSSLKNGAILSGATVREYSHCEVGELKTQLLEQRQNYRRCLILTDSVFSMDGDLCPLPALLDLAEQFSCMLLVDEAHATGVMGKTGAGCVEHFGCTGRQLIQIGTLSKALGSLGGYVAGSHPLIDYLRNRAPSWIYTTGLSPADTAAALAAINIAQQEPQHRMQLWHNVNYLRELLQKIPNLKLLPSASPILCFQLSSPSEALQVGKQLKQAGIFAPAIRPPTVPTSRIRISLMATHKPAHIEKLVAVLADIS; encoded by the coding sequence ATGCCCGATCCCTATGCTTGGTTACAAAACTCACTCCTAACCATCCATCGGGCCGATTGGTATCGTTCAGTGCAAACAATACAGGGTCGTGCTGGTGCAAGTGTGGTTTTAGGGGGGAAGGAAGTAATTAATTTTGCTAGTAATGACTATTTGGGGTTGGCTGGGGATGAACGCTTGATAGCGGCAGCCGTAGCTGCTACTCAAGAATTTGGGACTGGGAGTACTGGTTCGAGATTATTAAGCGGGCATCGAGAACTGCATGGGGAATTGGAAAAGGCGATCGCATCTTGGAAACAAACAGAAGATGCGTTAGTTTTTAGCTCAGGCTATCTGGCTAATATAGGAGCGATCGCAGCTCTGGTTGGCAAGCGTGATTTAATTTTATCTGACCAATACAATCATTCCAGTCTGAAAAATGGAGCCATTCTCAGTGGGGCAACAGTTAGGGAATATTCTCACTGTGAGGTAGGGGAACTGAAAACCCAATTACTTGAGCAACGGCAAAACTACCGACGTTGTTTAATTTTGACAGATAGCGTCTTCAGTATGGATGGGGATTTATGCCCTTTACCCGCTCTATTAGATTTGGCTGAACAATTTAGTTGTATGCTCCTAGTTGATGAAGCTCATGCTACTGGAGTGATGGGTAAAACCGGTGCTGGGTGTGTAGAACATTTTGGGTGTACAGGTAGGCAATTAATCCAAATTGGTACACTGAGTAAAGCCTTGGGTAGTTTAGGTGGGTATGTAGCAGGAAGCCACCCCTTAATTGACTATTTGCGAAACCGCGCCCCTAGTTGGATTTACACTACAGGGTTATCACCCGCAGATACAGCCGCAGCCTTAGCAGCCATCAACATAGCTCAACAAGAACCACAACACAGGATGCAGTTGTGGCACAACGTTAATTACTTGAGAGAATTATTACAGAAAATACCAAACCTGAAATTACTACCATCAGCATCGCCCATACTATGTTTTCAGTTGTCAAGTCCCAGTGAAGCGCTACAAGTGGGTAAGCAACTAAAACAAGCAGGAATCTTTGCCCCAGCAATTCGCCCCCCCACAGTTCCTACAAGTCGGATCAGAATATCCTTAATGGCAACCCATAAACCAGCACATATAGAAAAATTAGTGGCAGTATTGGCAGATATCAGCTAA
- a CDS encoding MFS transporter: protein MSSIKRNSPPPSAEANQHDPFAALRFRDYRLFTLGRVLLSVGSQMQTVAIGWELYERTNSAMVLGGVGLAQVLPMIALTLVAGDIADRRSRKLTILLSVMLLALCSLGLAILSYTRGAVFLIYGCLALIGVGRAFLKPASDAIMWQLIPVNAFTNAATWNSSSFQLASVAGPALGGLGIAVLGSATGVYILAAIAGFLCFFFMAAIKEKKVERVTEPISLQALAAGAKFIWENQLILAAITLDMFAVLLGGAVALLPVFAKDILQVGPVELGYLQAAPSIGALIMAVTLAYLPPLRKAGTALLWSVIGFGVVTIIFGLSRWFWLSLIMLTLSGALDTISVVIRHTLVQIRTPDQLRGRVAAINSVFISASNELGGFESGLTAALFGPVLSVVGGGIGTILVVVATAAIWPGIVKLGSLQEYE from the coding sequence ATGTCTTCGATCAAACGGAATTCACCCCCCCCAAGCGCTGAAGCTAACCAGCACGACCCCTTTGCCGCTTTGAGGTTTCGAGACTATCGCCTATTTACATTAGGACGTGTATTGCTGTCTGTGGGATCACAGATGCAGACTGTAGCTATTGGTTGGGAACTCTACGAACGCACTAACTCAGCTATGGTGTTAGGTGGCGTAGGGTTAGCCCAAGTCTTACCGATGATTGCCCTCACCTTAGTTGCTGGAGATATTGCCGATCGCCGTTCACGCAAACTGACTATATTATTGTCAGTAATGTTATTAGCCCTCTGCTCTCTGGGTTTAGCAATACTTTCTTATACTAGAGGCGCAGTATTTTTAATTTACGGCTGCTTGGCGCTAATTGGTGTGGGTAGAGCATTTCTCAAGCCTGCCAGTGATGCAATTATGTGGCAGTTAATACCTGTGAATGCTTTTACCAATGCAGCTACTTGGAATAGTAGCAGCTTTCAGTTAGCATCGGTGGCTGGCCCGGCTTTGGGTGGTTTGGGGATTGCTGTACTAGGAAGCGCCACAGGAGTATACATATTAGCAGCGATCGCTGGTTTTTTGTGTTTTTTCTTCATGGCAGCAATCAAAGAGAAAAAAGTTGAGCGTGTTACTGAACCTATCTCCTTGCAAGCACTAGCGGCCGGTGCTAAGTTCATCTGGGAAAATCAGTTAATTTTGGCAGCCATTACCTTAGATATGTTCGCCGTCTTATTAGGAGGCGCAGTTGCACTGTTACCAGTCTTTGCCAAAGATATTTTGCAGGTGGGGCCAGTGGAATTGGGATACTTACAAGCAGCGCCTTCCATCGGCGCTTTAATTATGGCTGTGACTTTAGCCTATCTACCACCATTACGTAAAGCTGGGACAGCTTTATTGTGGTCTGTGATTGGCTTTGGTGTGGTGACAATTATCTTTGGGCTTTCCCGATGGTTTTGGTTATCCCTAATCATGCTTACCCTGAGTGGCGCACTAGATACTATCAGCGTAGTCATTCGCCATACATTAGTACAAATCAGAACCCCCGACCAATTACGCGGTCGAGTTGCAGCGATTAATAGCGTATTTATCAGCGCTTCCAATGAGTTGGGAGGTTTTGAGTCTGGTCTAACGGCAGCTTTATTCGGCCCAGTGCTTTCCGTAGTTGGTGGCGGTATTGGCACGATTTTAGTCGTGGTTGCTACGGCTGCGATTTGGCCGGGAATTGTCAAGTTAGGGTCACTGCAAGAGTATGAATGA
- the ruvA gene encoding Holliday junction branch migration protein RuvA, whose amino-acid sequence MISYLKGIVAGIQNVGSNRVILTLEVNGMGYDLQIPQRLAKQLPTTGDLVQIFTHYQVREEIPLLYGFSSPAERDLFRHLLSVSGVGAASAIALLDTLELPDLVQAIIAANVQILIQAPGVGKKIADRICLELKAKLIEWRKSAGFFVATEGPAPGILEEVQMTLFALGYTAHEVSHALHVVSEDIGLPKDAYVEDWIKQAIAHLSSSEQVSH is encoded by the coding sequence ATGATTAGCTATCTCAAAGGTATAGTCGCTGGTATTCAAAACGTAGGCAGCAATCGCGTCATTCTCACTCTCGAAGTGAATGGTATGGGCTATGATTTGCAAATTCCCCAACGGTTAGCAAAGCAATTACCCACAACCGGAGATTTGGTGCAAATATTTACCCATTACCAAGTCCGGGAAGAAATACCCTTGCTTTATGGTTTTTCTTCCCCAGCCGAACGGGATTTATTCCGCCACCTCTTGTCTGTTAGTGGCGTGGGTGCAGCCAGCGCGATCGCCCTCTTGGACACTTTGGAACTACCCGATTTAGTCCAAGCCATCATCGCCGCTAATGTCCAAATCTTAATTCAAGCCCCAGGAGTGGGTAAAAAAATCGCTGACCGCATTTGTTTGGAACTCAAAGCCAAATTAATCGAGTGGCGCAAATCAGCAGGCTTCTTCGTCGCTACCGAAGGCCCAGCCCCCGGCATTCTCGAAGAAGTGCAAATGACTTTATTCGCTCTGGGTTACACCGCCCATGAAGTTAGTCACGCCCTACACGTAGTCAGCGAAGATATTGGTTTACCAAAAGATGCCTACGTAGAAGACTGGATTAAACAAGCGATCGCCCACCTCAGTAGTAGTGAGCAAGTTAGTCATTAG